A window of the Thermus albus genome harbors these coding sequences:
- a CDS encoding argininosuccinate synthase, with product MKIVLAYSGGLDTSIILKWLKETYGAEVIAFTADIGQGEEVEEAREKALRTGASKAMALDLKEEFVRDFVFPMFRAGAVYEGYYLLGTAIARPLIAKYLVKIAEEEGAEAIAHGATGKGNDQVRFELTAYALKPDIRVIAPWREWHFKGRQEMMAYAEAHGIPVPVTQEKPYSMDANLLHISYEGGVLEDPWAEPPKGMFRLTRDPEEAPDAPEYVEIAFERGDPVAVNGEGLSPAALLARLNEIGGRHGVGRVDLVENRFVGMKSRGVYETPGGTLLYHARRAVESLTLDREVLHQRDTLAPKYAELVYYGFWYAPEREALQAYFDHVAQAVTGVARLKLYKGNVYVVGRKAPKSLYQKDLVSFDELGAYHQKDAEGFIKIQALRLRVRALVGQPEGYLEGKGHGA from the coding sequence ATGAAGATCGTCTTAGCATACTCCGGCGGGCTGGATACCAGCATCATCCTCAAGTGGCTTAAGGAGACCTACGGGGCCGAGGTCATCGCCTTCACCGCGGACATCGGCCAGGGGGAAGAGGTGGAGGAGGCCCGGGAAAAGGCCCTAAGGACTGGGGCCTCCAAGGCCATGGCCTTGGACCTGAAAGAGGAGTTCGTGCGGGACTTCGTCTTCCCCATGTTCCGCGCGGGGGCGGTGTACGAGGGGTATTACCTCCTGGGTACCGCCATCGCCAGGCCCTTGATCGCCAAGTATCTGGTGAAGATCGCCGAGGAGGAGGGGGCGGAGGCCATCGCCCACGGGGCCACGGGCAAGGGAAACGACCAGGTGCGCTTTGAGCTTACCGCCTACGCCCTGAAGCCCGATATCCGGGTCATTGCCCCCTGGCGGGAGTGGCACTTTAAGGGCCGGCAGGAGATGATGGCCTACGCCGAGGCCCACGGCATCCCTGTCCCCGTGACCCAGGAAAAACCTTACTCCATGGACGCCAACCTTCTGCATATTTCCTACGAAGGGGGGGTCCTCGAGGACCCCTGGGCGGAGCCCCCCAAGGGGATGTTCCGCCTGACCAGAGACCCCGAGGAGGCCCCCGACGCCCCGGAATACGTGGAGATCGCCTTTGAAAGGGGCGACCCGGTGGCGGTGAACGGGGAGGGGCTTTCCCCGGCGGCGCTTCTCGCCCGCCTCAACGAGATCGGCGGCCGGCACGGGGTGGGTCGGGTGGACCTGGTGGAAAACCGCTTCGTGGGCATGAAGTCCCGGGGGGTCTACGAAACCCCCGGGGGAACCCTCCTCTACCACGCCCGGCGGGCGGTGGAAAGCCTCACCCTGGACCGGGAGGTGCTGCACCAGAGGGACACCCTGGCCCCCAAGTATGCGGAACTGGTCTACTACGGCTTCTGGTACGCCCCGGAGCGGGAGGCCCTGCAGGCCTACTTTGACCACGTGGCCCAGGCGGTCACCGGGGTGGCCCGGCTGAAGCTTTACAAGGGGAATGTCTACGTGGTGGGGAGGAAGGCTCCCAAAAGCCTCTACCAAAAGGACCTGGTCTCCTTTGACGAGCTTGGGGCCTACCACCAGAAGGACGCCGAGGGCTTCATCAAGATCCAGGCCCTAAGGCTTCGGGTTAGGGCCTTGGTGGGTCAGCCCGAAGGCTATCTTGAAGGGAAGGGCCATGGGGCATAG